A stretch of the Gossypium hirsutum isolate 1008001.06 chromosome D07, Gossypium_hirsutum_v2.1, whole genome shotgun sequence genome encodes the following:
- the LOC107954917 gene encoding uncharacterized protein isoform X1, which produces MFKMAGVKRRIITDLDVRALHKELDEVSCPICMDHPHNAVLLLCSSHDKGCRSYICDTSYRHSNCLDRFKKFRANSSKSPILPHPFPLNPPNSSTFDLNLALRTDFVEGNGSQNLNETNSMAGGSEDNIREPTRNLDSQGEGIIEIADSYSFRGRSESEDVDAENFKSSLKCPLCRGNVLRWEVVEEARKYLNSKKRTCSRESCSYSGSYQELRRHARRVHPTIRPSDIDPSRERAWRRLEHQREYGDIVSAIRSAMPGALVVGDYVIENGDRLAARRENSTGEASSPWWTTFFLFQIGSVDNVGESRARSRVWSRHRHPGGAVSERRFLWGENLLGLQDDDDEDDVRVISDVGEDASPSPRRRRRLTRSRSDEDLS; this is translated from the coding sequence ATGTTCAAGATGGCTGGTGTTAAACGAAGAATAATTACTGATTTGGATGTACGTGCTCTCCATAAAGAACTGGATGAAGTCTCATGTCCAATCTGCATGGACCATCCACATAATGCTGTTCTGCTGCTGTGCAGCTCGCACGACAAGGGTTGCAGATCTTACATTTGTGACACAAGTTACAGGCATTCAAATTGCCTAGACCGATTTAAAAAATTCAGGGCTAATTCTAGTAAGAGTCCAATATTACCTCATCCCTTCCCCCTAAACCCTCCGAATTCTAGTACTTTTGATTTGAACTTGGCATTAAGAACTGATTTTGTTGAAGGTAATGGAAGTCAAAATCTGAATGAAACCAATAGCATGGCAGGAGGATCAGAAGATAATATCCGAGAGCCAACTAGGAATCTTGATTCACAAGGAGAAGGTATTATAGAAATAGCAGACTCTTACTCCTTCCGGGGAAGATCTGAATCCGAAGATGTAGATGCTGAGAATTTTAAATCTAGTTTGAAATGCCCTCTTTGCCGAGGGAACGTACTTCGCTGGGAGGTTGTGGAAGAGGCCAGAAAGTATCTAAATTCGAAGAAGAGAACCTGTTCTAGGGAATCTTGCTCCTACTCTGGAAGTTACCAGGAATTGCGTCGGCATGCCAGGAGAGTCCATCCGACAATACGACCTTCAGATATTGACCCATCCAGAGAACGAGCCTGGCGCCGCCTTGAGCACCAAAGAGAATACGGTGACATTGTAAGTGCTATTCGATCTGCCATGCCAGGTGCTCTTGTGGTTGGAGACTATGTTATTGAGAATGGAGATAGGTTGGCAGCTCGAAGGGAGAATAGCACTGGTGAAGCAAGTTCACCATGGTGGACTACTTTCTTTCTGTTTCAGATTGGTTCAGTCGACAATGTTGGTGAATCAAGAGCCAGGTCCAGGGTTTGGTCAAGGCATCGACACCCTGGAGGAGCTGTATCTGAGCGGAGGTTCCTTTGGGGCGAGAATCTCTTGGGTTTGCAAGATgacgatgatgaagatgatgtgCGTGTAATAAGTGATGTAGGTGAAGATGCATCTCCAAGCCCAAGGAGACGCAGACGCCTGACGCGGTCAAGGTCAGATGAAGATCTGTCATGA
- the LOC107954917 gene encoding uncharacterized protein isoform X2 — translation MFKMAGVKRRIITDLDVRALHKELDEVSCPICMDHPHNAVLLLCSSHDKGCRSYICDTSYRHSNCLDRFKKFRANSSNGSQNLNETNSMAGGSEDNIREPTRNLDSQGEGIIEIADSYSFRGRSESEDVDAENFKSSLKCPLCRGNVLRWEVVEEARKYLNSKKRTCSRESCSYSGSYQELRRHARRVHPTIRPSDIDPSRERAWRRLEHQREYGDIVSAIRSAMPGALVVGDYVIENGDRLAARRENSTGEASSPWWTTFFLFQIGSVDNVGESRARSRVWSRHRHPGGAVSERRFLWGENLLGLQDDDDEDDVRVISDVGEDASPSPRRRRRLTRSRSDEDLS, via the exons ATGTTCAAGATGGCTGGTGTTAAACGAAGAATAATTACTGATTTGGATGTACGTGCTCTCCATAAAGAACTGGATGAAGTCTCATGTCCAATCTGCATGGACCATCCACATAATGCTGTTCTGCTGCTGTGCAGCTCGCACGACAAGGGTTGCAGATCTTACATTTGTGACACAAGTTACAGGCATTCAAATTGCCTAGACCGATTTAAAAAATTCAGGGCTAATTCTA GTAATGGAAGTCAAAATCTGAATGAAACCAATAGCATGGCAGGAGGATCAGAAGATAATATCCGAGAGCCAACTAGGAATCTTGATTCACAAGGAGAAGGTATTATAGAAATAGCAGACTCTTACTCCTTCCGGGGAAGATCTGAATCCGAAGATGTAGATGCTGAGAATTTTAAATCTAGTTTGAAATGCCCTCTTTGCCGAGGGAACGTACTTCGCTGGGAGGTTGTGGAAGAGGCCAGAAAGTATCTAAATTCGAAGAAGAGAACCTGTTCTAGGGAATCTTGCTCCTACTCTGGAAGTTACCAGGAATTGCGTCGGCATGCCAGGAGAGTCCATCCGACAATACGACCTTCAGATATTGACCCATCCAGAGAACGAGCCTGGCGCCGCCTTGAGCACCAAAGAGAATACGGTGACATTGTAAGTGCTATTCGATCTGCCATGCCAGGTGCTCTTGTGGTTGGAGACTATGTTATTGAGAATGGAGATAGGTTGGCAGCTCGAAGGGAGAATAGCACTGGTGAAGCAAGTTCACCATGGTGGACTACTTTCTTTCTGTTTCAGATTGGTTCAGTCGACAATGTTGGTGAATCAAGAGCCAGGTCCAGGGTTTGGTCAAGGCATCGACACCCTGGAGGAGCTGTATCTGAGCGGAGGTTCCTTTGGGGCGAGAATCTCTTGGGTTTGCAAGATgacgatgatgaagatgatgtgCGTGTAATAAGTGATGTAGGTGAAGATGCATCTCCAAGCCCAAGGAGACGCAGACGCCTGACGCGGTCAAGGTCAGATGAAGATCTGTCATGA